One genomic segment of Solidesulfovibrio sp. includes these proteins:
- a CDS encoding CRISPR-associated endonuclease Cas3'' yields MPEECPWYAHSVPDRPQDTWQTLPEHLHGVARRAAAFAEAFGARQWGHAAGLLHDAGKYTEAFQRRLAGGAERVDHSTAGAKLAVDTMQPKNWGRALAYCIAGHHAGLPDGKESGDPSCLTLRLRNAVLPAAMPDWLTRAAAPQALPFTQVAGRSGFQAAFFIRMLYSCLVDADFLDTEVFLEKGKQALREGHPPLEALWERLQEHLGKFKAKEKPSPVDPWRNAVLGWCLEAAGHAPGLFSLTVPTGGGKTLSSLAFALQHAVTHDLKRVIYVIPYTSIIEQNADVFREAVGADAVVEHHSNFDPLARKGQKREDPAGDEVLAARHDLACENWDAPLVVTTSVQFFESLFAARSSRCRKLHNIAKSVVILDEAQMLPPRILRPCMEALRALTESYGTTVVLCTATQPALTQTDTFPHGLDRPVKIVRDKDKEELFRALRRTRVEHLGKLTDEGLAARLGGHRQVLCVVNCRRHARLLRGRLGAAEGVFHLSAGMCPVHRSRRLADIRAALQAGRPCRVVSTTLIECGVDVSFPVVYRAEAGIDSVAQASGRCNREGELPERGVVYVFEPVDVPTPGGDMARAAEIGAGIMRRRPDVLSPEAVTAYFRELYWTAGEDGLDALEWDRRGPDVLRGIVSALQSDGNRWNFPFRKVADAFQFITSCYRPVLVPWDEEGEAIVAGLRHAAHAGKLARRAQRYTVQIPPWEFAALEADGALECVRERFFVLARMDRYDDEEGLFVDVGGAFRAEDWIA; encoded by the coding sequence ATGCCCGAGGAATGTCCTTGGTATGCCCACAGTGTTCCCGACAGGCCGCAGGACACGTGGCAGACGCTGCCCGAACATCTTCATGGCGTGGCCAGACGGGCTGCGGCGTTTGCCGAGGCCTTCGGCGCAAGACAATGGGGGCATGCGGCCGGGTTGCTGCACGACGCCGGCAAATACACGGAAGCGTTTCAGCGTCGCCTGGCCGGAGGGGCCGAGCGGGTGGACCATTCCACGGCCGGGGCCAAGCTGGCGGTCGACACGATGCAGCCCAAAAACTGGGGCAGGGCACTGGCGTATTGCATTGCCGGGCACCATGCCGGGCTCCCTGACGGAAAGGAAAGCGGCGACCCTTCCTGCCTCACCTTGCGGCTGCGAAACGCCGTCCTCCCCGCGGCGATGCCGGATTGGCTGACACGGGCGGCTGCGCCGCAGGCGCTCCCGTTTACCCAGGTCGCGGGGCGGTCGGGCTTTCAAGCGGCCTTTTTCATCCGCATGCTGTATTCCTGCCTGGTCGATGCGGATTTTCTCGATACCGAGGTGTTTCTCGAAAAGGGCAAACAGGCCTTGCGGGAAGGCCATCCACCGCTTGAAGCACTTTGGGAACGGTTGCAGGAGCATCTGGGCAAGTTCAAAGCGAAGGAAAAGCCTTCGCCGGTCGATCCCTGGCGCAATGCCGTGCTCGGCTGGTGTCTGGAGGCGGCCGGACATGCGCCGGGACTGTTTTCCCTGACCGTGCCGACCGGCGGGGGCAAGACGCTTTCCTCGCTGGCCTTCGCGCTGCAACACGCCGTGACCCATGATTTGAAGCGCGTCATCTACGTCATCCCCTACACGAGCATCATCGAGCAAAACGCCGATGTGTTCCGGGAGGCCGTGGGGGCTGACGCGGTTGTCGAGCATCACAGCAATTTCGATCCGCTGGCCAGGAAAGGGCAAAAGCGGGAAGACCCGGCCGGCGACGAGGTCCTCGCCGCGCGCCATGACCTGGCTTGCGAAAACTGGGATGCGCCCCTTGTCGTGACCACCAGCGTGCAGTTTTTCGAATCGCTTTTTGCGGCGCGTTCCTCCCGCTGTCGCAAACTCCATAACATCGCCAAAAGCGTGGTCATCCTGGACGAGGCGCAGATGTTGCCGCCACGGATTTTGCGGCCGTGCATGGAGGCCCTGCGCGCGCTTACCGAAAGCTACGGCACGACGGTGGTGCTGTGCACGGCCACACAGCCGGCCCTGACGCAAACCGACACGTTCCCGCATGGGCTCGACCGGCCGGTGAAAATCGTTCGGGACAAGGATAAGGAGGAGCTTTTTCGGGCGCTTCGGCGCACGCGGGTGGAGCACCTGGGCAAGCTGACCGACGAGGGGCTTGCGGCGCGGCTCGGGGGGCACAGGCAGGTGTTGTGCGTGGTCAACTGCCGGCGCCATGCCCGCCTGTTGCGGGGGCGGCTTGGGGCGGCGGAGGGCGTTTTTCATCTCAGCGCCGGCATGTGTCCGGTCCACCGGAGCCGTAGGTTGGCCGATATCCGCGCGGCGTTGCAAGCCGGCCGGCCCTGTCGCGTGGTCAGCACGACGCTGATCGAGTGCGGCGTCGACGTCAGTTTTCCCGTGGTCTACCGGGCCGAGGCGGGCATCGACTCGGTGGCCCAGGCCAGCGGCCGCTGCAACCGCGAAGGGGAGTTGCCGGAGAGGGGCGTGGTATACGTTTTCGAGCCCGTGGACGTGCCGACGCCCGGCGGGGACATGGCCCGGGCGGCGGAAATTGGGGCGGGCATCATGCGCCGGCGTCCGGACGTGCTGTCGCCGGAGGCGGTAACGGCCTATTTTCGGGAGCTGTACTGGACGGCCGGCGAGGACGGGCTGGATGCGCTGGAGTGGGATCGAAGGGGGCCGGACGTTTTGCGGGGGATTGTGAGCGCCTTGCAATCCGACGGCAATCGCTGGAATTTTCCGTTTCGCAAGGTGGCCGACGCGTTCCAGTTCATCACGAGTTGTTACCGGCCGGTCCTTGTTCCCTGGGACGAGGAGGGGGAGGCGATCGTGGCCGGGCTGCGGCATGCCGCGCATGCCGGGAAGCTGGCCCGCCGGGCCCAGCGCTACACGGTGCAGATTCCGCCCTGGGAGTTCGCCGCGCTTGAAGCCGACGGCGCGCTGGAGTGCGTCCGGGAGCGATTTTTCGTGCTGGCCCGCATGGACCGCTACGACGACGAAGAGGGGCTCTTCGTGGACGTTGGCGGGGCGTTTCGGGCGGAGGATTGGATTGCTTAA